Proteins from a single region of Candidatus Zixiibacteriota bacterium:
- a CDS encoding HDIG domain-containing metalloprotein produces MIMCRLSEKAVGDILTRGRIYEVGGAVRDRLLMPDMKIKDRDYLVTGIPYDELTSILRRHGRVDLVGRSFGVIKFTQLGREKMHTFDITLPRREHSTGAGHKDFAVAYDPALPVEEDLVRRDFTINAMAVELGTERLVDPLGGLSDLNKRRLRMTSPESFREDPLRMLRAIQFAARFEFEVEPNTFDAIRQVAASITTVSAERINEELTKLLTLAEKPSRGFQLMHESGLLREILPELESGIGVDQPGGYHAYDVYEHTLRCIDACDKRLRLRLAALFHDIDKPRTKRLTDDGATFYGHETLGAETAREVMTRLRFSNALVDEVSALVERHMFTTAVTDKGLRRLVRKVGVDLIFDLLDLRRADVIAQGMGGTTTDVNEFEQAIREELSRKPPFSYSDLALNGHDVMRMFEIGPGPRVGEILEHLMEQVLDDPSANTKEVLESLARKYYQSIIMKDATDSEESVL; encoded by the coding sequence ATGATAATGTGCAGGTTATCGGAAAAGGCGGTAGGTGACATTCTGACACGCGGACGCATCTACGAGGTCGGCGGGGCGGTGCGGGATCGTCTGCTCATGCCGGACATGAAAATCAAGGACCGCGATTATCTTGTTACCGGTATCCCTTATGATGAGCTCACGTCGATTCTCCGTCGACACGGCCGGGTCGATCTGGTCGGCCGCAGTTTCGGTGTGATCAAGTTCACTCAGCTCGGCCGCGAGAAGATGCACACGTTTGATATCACCCTGCCGCGCCGCGAGCACTCCACCGGCGCCGGTCACAAAGACTTCGCGGTTGCTTATGACCCCGCTCTGCCGGTCGAGGAGGATCTGGTTCGCCGCGATTTCACGATCAATGCCATGGCCGTGGAACTGGGCACCGAACGGCTGGTCGATCCGCTGGGCGGGCTGAGCGATCTCAATAAACGCCGCCTGAGGATGACCTCGCCGGAGTCGTTCCGCGAGGATCCGCTGCGGATGCTTCGCGCAATTCAGTTCGCGGCCCGCTTTGAATTCGAGGTAGAGCCGAATACGTTTGATGCTATCCGGCAAGTCGCAGCATCGATAACCACAGTCTCTGCGGAACGGATCAACGAAGAGCTAACCAAGCTCCTTACCCTGGCAGAGAAACCATCGCGCGGCTTTCAGCTCATGCACGAGAGCGGATTGCTGCGAGAAATACTGCCGGAATTGGAGTCGGGCATCGGAGTCGATCAACCGGGCGGTTATCATGCTTACGATGTTTACGAGCATACGCTCAGGTGTATCGATGCCTGCGACAAGCGTCTGCGCCTGCGGCTCGCGGCGCTTTTCCATGATATCGATAAGCCGCGCACCAAACGTCTCACCGATGACGGCGCCACGTTCTACGGCCACGAGACGCTGGGAGCAGAAACCGCGCGGGAGGTGATGACGCGGCTACGCTTCTCGAATGCCCTGGTAGACGAGGTTTCCGCCCTGGTCGAACGCCACATGTTCACCACAGCAGTCACCGACAAGGGGCTGCGTCGCCTGGTGCGTAAAGTAGGGGTCGACCTGATTTTCGATTTGCTGGATCTGCGCCGGGCGGATGTTATCGCTCAGGGAATGGGCGGCACCACCACCGATGTCAATGAATTCGAGCAGGCGATACGCGAAGAACTCTCGCGCAAACCGCCGTTCAGCTATTCTGATCTCGCGCTCAACGGACATGATGTCATGCGGATGTTCGAAATCGGGCCGGGTCCGAGAGTGGGCGAGATTCTGGAGCACCTCATGGAGCAAGTGCTGGATGATCCATCGGCCAACACCAAGGAAGTGCTTGAAAGTCTGGCCCGGAAATATTATCAAAGCATAATTATGAAGGACGCCACAGACAGCGAGGAAAGCGTTTTATGA
- a CDS encoding cyclic 2,3-diphosphoglycerate synthase, with protein MARKKVVIMGAAGRDFHNFNVLYRNDKRVEVVAFTATQIPDIQGRKYPKALAGKLYPKGIPIYDEAELLDLIQKHSVDEVVFSYSDVSYQYVMEKAAYVMATGARFSVEGSLPTQIKSRKPVIAVCAVRTGSGKSQTTRRVAEVLQSMGKKVVAIRHPMPYGDLTKQVCQRFASLDDLVRHKCTIEEREEYEPHIVRGVTVYAGIDYEKIIREAEKEADVILWDGGNNDMPFYRPDFQFTVVDPHRPGHEISYYPGQANLLLADAIVINKIDSADSDGIAQVRANAAAYNPAAVVIDAASPIQVDKPELIRGKRVLVVEDGPTLTHGEMQYGAGVVAATKYGASELVDPRPYTVKSITQTFEKYPDIGILLPAMGYGDQQVKDLETTINRTECDSVIVATPIDLSRIVKIKHPTTRVYYSLQEIGTPSLATVLADYFSRRAGSKKGSRKK; from the coding sequence ATGGCAAGAAAGAAAGTAGTTATCATGGGCGCGGCCGGAAGAGACTTCCACAATTTCAACGTGCTCTATCGCAATGACAAGAGGGTCGAAGTGGTCGCGTTCACGGCCACCCAGATTCCGGATATACAGGGGCGCAAGTATCCCAAAGCGCTGGCCGGCAAGCTGTACCCAAAAGGTATTCCCATCTACGATGAGGCGGAACTGCTCGATCTGATTCAGAAACACTCGGTCGACGAAGTCGTTTTTTCGTACTCCGATGTTTCATATCAGTACGTTATGGAGAAGGCAGCCTACGTGATGGCCACCGGCGCGCGCTTTTCGGTCGAAGGTTCGCTGCCCACGCAGATTAAGTCCAGGAAACCGGTCATCGCGGTTTGCGCCGTCCGCACCGGGTCGGGCAAATCGCAAACCACCCGCCGCGTGGCCGAAGTTCTGCAAAGCATGGGCAAGAAAGTGGTGGCGATTCGTCACCCCATGCCGTACGGTGATCTGACCAAACAGGTGTGCCAGCGCTTCGCTTCTCTGGACGACCTGGTCAGACACAAGTGCACGATCGAAGAGCGCGAGGAGTACGAGCCGCATATCGTGCGCGGTGTCACAGTGTATGCGGGGATCGACTACGAGAAGATCATCCGTGAGGCGGAAAAGGAGGCCGACGTGATCCTCTGGGACGGCGGTAATAACGATATGCCGTTCTATCGCCCCGACTTTCAGTTTACAGTGGTAGACCCGCACCGGCCCGGCCATGAAATCAGTTACTACCCCGGCCAGGCGAACCTGCTGCTGGCCGACGCCATCGTGATCAACAAGATCGACTCGGCCGACAGTGACGGAATCGCCCAGGTGCGGGCCAATGCGGCGGCCTACAACCCCGCGGCGGTGGTAATCGATGCGGCGTCGCCGATCCAGGTCGACAAGCCGGAATTGATTCGCGGTAAGCGGGTGCTGGTAGTGGAGGACGGTCCGACACTCACGCACGGCGAGATGCAGTATGGCGCCGGGGTGGTAGCGGCTACGAAATACGGGGCCTCCGAGTTGGTCGACCCGCGCCCGTACACCGTGAAATCGATCACGCAGACGTTCGAGAAATATCCCGATATCGGCATACTCTTGCCGGCTATGGGATACGGCGATCAACAGGTGAAAGATCTGGAGACTACGATCAATCGCACTGAGTGCGATTCCGTGATCGTGGCCACCCCCATCGATCTGAGCCGAATCGTCAAAATCAAACATCCGACCACGCGCGTGTATTACTCGCTGCAGGAAATCGGCACGCCCAGCTTGGCGACGGTCCTGGCTGACTACTTTTCACGGCGGGCCGGTAGCAAGAAGGGGTCCCGCAAGAAGTGA
- a CDS encoding aldehyde dehydrogenase family protein: MAETVFKNFINGEWVASRSGQTFENRSPADTSELIGVFQKSNADDVKAAVDAAAEAYKTWRLVPAPKRGEILYRVATRLLAEKERCARDMTREMGKVLAETRGDVQEAIDMTFYMAGEGRRSFGMTTPSELKSKFCMTVRQPLGVCGFITPWNFPMAIPSWKMMPALICGNTVVIKPATDTPLSVVNLVRIMHEEGIPSGVVNMVTGSGSGVGQPLIEDERVRVISFTGSTDVGRRVSVSCAPKFKHSCLEMGGKNVQIIMDDADVDLAIEGALWGAFGTTGQRCTATSRLICHERVYGEVVKKMAERASKLKVGNGLDENVQMGPCVNEDQLKTVLEYVDIGKNQDGARLVCGGQQLTGGPYARGYFVQPTIFSDVTQKMRLWREEIFGPVLSIGSFRSFDQAMEMANDTAYGLSASIYTRDINKAYTAMRDVYTGIFYVNAPTIGAETHLPFGGTKETGNGHREAATAALDVFSEWKSVYVDFSGGLQRAQIDNQ, from the coding sequence ATGGCTGAAACAGTTTTCAAGAATTTCATTAACGGGGAGTGGGTCGCCTCACGCTCGGGACAGACATTCGAGAACCGCAGTCCCGCCGACACCAGCGAACTGATCGGCGTCTTCCAGAAGTCAAACGCGGACGACGTCAAAGCGGCGGTGGATGCCGCTGCCGAAGCGTACAAAACCTGGCGGCTGGTTCCGGCGCCCAAGCGCGGCGAGATTCTCTATCGTGTCGCCACGCGCCTGCTCGCGGAAAAAGAGCGCTGTGCCAGAGACATGACGCGCGAAATGGGCAAGGTGCTTGCGGAAACTCGCGGCGATGTGCAGGAAGCTATCGACATGACCTTCTACATGGCCGGCGAGGGGCGCCGCTCGTTCGGGATGACCACGCCGTCCGAGCTCAAGAGCAAATTCTGCATGACCGTTCGTCAACCACTCGGAGTGTGCGGGTTCATAACGCCATGGAATTTTCCGATGGCGATTCCGTCGTGGAAGATGATGCCCGCGCTGATTTGCGGCAACACTGTGGTCATCAAACCGGCTACCGATACGCCGCTCTCGGTGGTCAACCTGGTGCGCATCATGCACGAGGAAGGGATCCCGTCCGGCGTGGTCAATATGGTCACCGGCAGCGGCTCCGGTGTGGGCCAGCCTTTGATTGAAGACGAGCGGGTGCGGGTAATCTCCTTTACAGGCTCTACCGATGTCGGCCGGCGCGTGTCCGTCTCGTGCGCTCCCAAGTTCAAGCACTCCTGTCTCGAGATGGGCGGCAAGAACGTGCAGATCATCATGGATGATGCCGATGTCGATCTGGCGATCGAGGGCGCCCTCTGGGGGGCGTTTGGCACGACCGGGCAGCGCTGCACCGCCACCAGCCGGCTGATTTGCCATGAGCGCGTCTACGGCGAGGTCGTAAAGAAGATGGCCGAGCGAGCCTCGAAGCTCAAAGTCGGTAACGGTCTCGATGAGAACGTTCAGATGGGCCCATGTGTGAATGAGGACCAGCTCAAGACCGTGCTCGAGTATGTGGATATCGGCAAGAACCAGGATGGCGCCCGCCTCGTGTGCGGTGGACAGCAGTTGACCGGCGGCCCGTACGCCCGGGGCTACTTTGTGCAGCCGACTATATTCTCTGATGTTACTCAGAAAATGCGTCTATGGCGCGAGGAGATTTTCGGCCCGGTGCTGTCGATTGGCAGCTTCCGCAGCTTCGATCAGGCCATGGAGATGGCTAACGACACCGCCTATGGGCTTTCTGCGTCGATCTACACGCGTGACATTAACAAAGCGTACACCGCCATGCGCGATGTATACACCGGCATCTTCTATGTCAATGCCCCGACCATCGGCGCCGAGACCCATCTTCCCTTCGGCGGCACTAAGGAAACCGGCAACGGCCATCGTGAGGCGGCCACTGCCGCGCTCGACGTATTCAGTGAGTGGAAGTCAGTCTATGTCGATTTCTCCGGCGGACTGCAAAGGGCGCAGATCGATAACCAGTAA
- the arcC gene encoding carbamate kinase — protein MRFRSDGPVTAGPSGFRRLPGTGLAVTTHNKTAVVALGGNAITKPGVEDTIANQFRHTRESLDGIVDLIKDGYNLVVTHGNGPQVGNALLRIELARGKAPILPLGVCVADTEGGMGYMIQQSLANRLRDENLERPVITIITQVLVDPNDPAIANPTKFIGQFYSESDAKVFTQTRGWQMKRDSNRGWRRVVPSPMPLRTIEAGMIRKLVESGAVVIADGGGGIPIYIDHRNWYEGIDAVIDKDLASALLAAEIGAGVLSILTSVDSVAANYGTPQQKNLEEVSLSQIRTLYQEGHFPEGSMGPKILAAIKFLENGGEMVTITSFENAAKALRGEAGTRIVR, from the coding sequence GTGAGGTTTCGATCCGACGGGCCGGTTACGGCCGGTCCGTCGGGCTTTCGCCGGCTTCCGGGAACAGGTCTCGCCGTGACGACTCACAATAAGACAGCGGTGGTAGCGTTGGGAGGGAATGCTATCACCAAACCGGGTGTCGAGGACACGATAGCGAACCAGTTCCGCCACACTCGGGAATCGCTCGACGGCATCGTTGATCTCATCAAGGACGGCTACAACCTGGTGGTGACCCACGGCAACGGACCACAGGTCGGTAATGCCCTGCTGCGAATCGAGCTGGCCCGCGGGAAGGCGCCGATTCTTCCGCTCGGCGTGTGCGTGGCCGACACCGAGGGCGGTATGGGCTACATGATTCAGCAGTCGCTGGCGAATCGCCTGCGCGACGAGAATCTCGAGCGCCCGGTGATTACGATTATCACTCAGGTGCTGGTCGATCCCAATGATCCGGCGATCGCCAATCCGACGAAGTTCATCGGGCAGTTTTACTCTGAAAGTGACGCCAAAGTGTTCACTCAGACCCGCGGCTGGCAGATGAAGAGGGACTCGAATCGCGGATGGCGACGAGTGGTGCCGTCGCCGATGCCACTCCGCACGATCGAGGCGGGCATGATTAGGAAACTGGTTGAATCCGGCGCGGTGGTAATTGCCGACGGTGGTGGCGGTATCCCGATCTACATCGATCACCGTAACTGGTATGAGGGGATTGACGCCGTAATCGACAAAGATCTGGCATCGGCCCTGCTCGCCGCCGAGATCGGCGCGGGCGTCCTTTCGATCCTAACGTCGGTCGATTCGGTGGCCGCCAACTACGGCACGCCGCAGCAAAAGAATCTCGAGGAAGTATCGCTTTCGCAGATTAGAACCCTTTACCAGGAGGGGCATTTCCCGGAAGGCTCGATGGGTCCAAAGATTCTTGCCGCTATCAAGTTTCTGGAGAACGGCGGAGAAATGGTCACGATAACCTCGTTTGAAAACGCCGCCAAAGCCCTTCGAGGCGAGGCTGGAACGCGAATTGTGCGATGA